One window of the Streptomyces asoensis genome contains the following:
- a CDS encoding PE-PGRS family protein codes for MEMGEHWAYRAQPKELGGAVRQVEIVRVGGPRRSGWIHVRFLEGDDADLQEWVSPGSLVAPWAEVDTFRADDVAELALVEASRHVRGSTDFEAARMILGFVRPKNRVRLRRTVADAGVLELSRLDETAPLIGIDVAELRGDAMVYENRHGVCLAGWRVTERIARHVASRLADEILPEVDRKQQDIEQERAQPSWYSYSRRDERKLDAEAAVLRTVRAWCGEDKAERYDELVALRAEVIRLGELVDKAVKALRDRGHGVIASTIERDLGVHIATLDPDVRR; via the coding sequence ATGGAGATGGGTGAGCACTGGGCATATCGCGCACAGCCGAAGGAGCTGGGTGGCGCGGTACGCCAGGTGGAGATCGTTCGAGTGGGCGGCCCGCGCAGGTCTGGCTGGATCCATGTTCGATTCCTCGAAGGCGACGACGCCGATCTGCAGGAATGGGTCAGTCCCGGCTCGCTCGTAGCGCCGTGGGCGGAGGTCGATACGTTCCGCGCGGACGACGTGGCGGAGTTGGCACTGGTCGAGGCATCCCGCCACGTTCGGGGCAGCACGGATTTCGAGGCAGCCCGCATGATCCTCGGGTTCGTCCGCCCGAAGAACAGGGTGCGCCTGCGCCGCACGGTGGCGGATGCAGGTGTTCTGGAACTGAGCCGCCTCGACGAAACGGCACCGCTCATCGGCATCGACGTCGCCGAACTCCGCGGCGACGCGATGGTGTACGAGAACCGCCACGGCGTGTGCCTTGCCGGGTGGCGGGTCACCGAGCGAATCGCCCGTCACGTGGCCAGCCGCCTCGCCGATGAGATCCTTCCAGAGGTGGATCGCAAGCAGCAGGACATCGAGCAGGAGCGTGCCCAGCCCTCCTGGTACTCCTACAGTCGGCGGGACGAACGGAAGTTGGACGCGGAGGCGGCTGTGCTGCGGACCGTCCGGGCGTGGTGCGGCGAGGACAAGGCCGAGCGTTACGACGAGTTGGTCGCCCTGCGAGCCGAGGTCATCCGGCTCGGGGAGCTCGTCGACAAGGCGGTCAAGGCCCTACGCGATCGAGGTCACGGCGTCATCGCCTCCACCATTGAGCGCGACCTTGGCGTCCATATCGCCACCCTTGATCCTGATGTGCGTCGATGA
- a CDS encoding LacI family DNA-binding transcriptional regulator, which produces MGFAEKRGNYWRGRYKTEPGKHLTVVDGNGKAIRFATKGEAQRAASEAENKYRRGDWRDPALGQETFGEYANRWYETQDLAASTMQNYKRHIEEHLLPDFEDKALAGILRADVDLWEKKEKAVYAASSVKTWRSTLHLIFEDAIDEGLITSNPAARRRGRGKRAGRSRDRGPEKVVTDPLGILLTAERAALLSGRDDEFVAVVLKGYTGMRWGEIVGLETEFARPGSVRVEWQLYELDTGELVRCPPKDDSYRTIDAMDWLSALVANHVARTKPKPCQCHGKTYVFRGQGTARTGGHQGAKLVDVARRAEVSTGTVSNVLNHPDRVTEAKRMRVEQAIADLGFVRGGAVSQQAAHWRRNGFATWLFTPAVSGWYPKKAPQEARPVPLLGEPWPGVPARGRGASDRADACWLPIAKGLTPHGLRHTHRTVMEDLGTAKVLMDQRMGHIDGSVSASPGPWLVISTASILPRPLSMYRAFSWGVPDACDDGSFRPIGSPPPGGTGGVRFPASCQSVPFVLVLHPAVCSRVASSCRFLRLLPRRTTWRPWMSLNTFTCPSSTMIVRSS; this is translated from the coding sequence TTGGGTTTCGCGGAGAAGCGCGGAAACTACTGGCGCGGCCGGTACAAGACCGAGCCCGGCAAGCACCTCACGGTGGTCGACGGCAACGGCAAGGCGATCCGGTTCGCCACCAAGGGCGAGGCCCAGCGCGCCGCGAGCGAGGCCGAGAACAAGTACCGGCGCGGCGACTGGCGCGACCCGGCACTCGGCCAGGAGACCTTCGGCGAGTACGCGAACCGCTGGTACGAAACCCAGGACCTGGCCGCCTCGACCATGCAGAACTACAAGCGCCACATCGAGGAGCACCTGCTCCCCGACTTCGAGGACAAGGCGCTCGCCGGCATCCTGCGCGCGGACGTCGACCTGTGGGAGAAGAAGGAGAAGGCCGTCTACGCGGCCTCCAGCGTCAAGACCTGGCGCTCGACGCTCCACCTGATCTTCGAGGACGCCATCGACGAGGGCCTGATCACCTCGAACCCGGCCGCCAGACGGCGCGGACGCGGCAAGCGCGCCGGCCGTTCCCGTGACCGTGGCCCGGAGAAGGTCGTCACCGACCCGCTCGGCATCCTGCTGACCGCCGAGCGCGCCGCCCTGCTCTCCGGCCGCGACGACGAGTTCGTCGCAGTCGTCCTCAAGGGCTACACCGGCATGCGCTGGGGCGAAATCGTCGGCCTGGAGACGGAGTTCGCCCGCCCCGGCTCCGTCCGCGTCGAGTGGCAGCTGTACGAACTCGACACCGGCGAGCTGGTGCGCTGCCCACCCAAGGACGACAGCTACCGCACCATCGACGCGATGGACTGGCTGTCGGCCCTGGTCGCCAACCACGTCGCCCGCACGAAGCCGAAACCCTGCCAGTGTCACGGCAAGACCTACGTCTTCCGGGGGCAGGGCACCGCCCGCACCGGCGGCCACCAGGGCGCGAAGCTTGTCGACGTCGCACGCCGTGCCGAAGTCTCCACGGGCACGGTGTCGAACGTCCTCAACCACCCCGATCGCGTCACCGAGGCCAAGCGGATGAGGGTGGAGCAGGCCATCGCGGACCTTGGGTTCGTGCGGGGCGGCGCGGTGTCGCAGCAAGCAGCCCACTGGCGCCGAAACGGCTTCGCGACGTGGCTGTTCACCCCGGCTGTCTCCGGCTGGTACCCGAAGAAGGCACCGCAGGAGGCCCGTCCAGTACCGCTGCTCGGCGAGCCCTGGCCCGGCGTCCCGGCCCGAGGACGCGGAGCCAGCGACCGAGCCGACGCCTGCTGGCTCCCGATCGCCAAGGGCCTCACACCTCACGGTCTCCGCCACACACACCGGACCGTGATGGAGGACCTCGGCACCGCGAAGGTCCTCATGGATCAGCGCATGGGTCACATCGACGGCTCCGTCTCCGCGTCCCCGGGACCGTGGTTGGTGATCTCGACCGCGTCGATCTTGCCGCGCCCATTGTCGATGTACCGGGCCTTCAGCTGGGGTGTGCCGGACGCCTGCGATGACGGCAGTTTCCGGCCCATCGGGAGCCCGCCGCCTGGTGGGACGGGCGGGGTCAGATTCCCAGCATCGTGCCAGTCCGTCCCGTTCGTTCTCGTCCTACATCCTGCGGTTTGCAGCCGGGTCGCGAGCTCCTGCCGCTTCCTGAGGCTGTTGCCGAGGCGCACGACATGGCGACCATGGATGTCGCTGAATACCTTCACCTGTCCGAGTTCCACGATGATCGTGCGATCCTCGTGA
- a CDS encoding MobC family plasmid mobilization relaxosome protein: protein MHDSHNELPTPQEEMITGLDSAASNGDGPSIGRSIADPSAPGVAEEQLRHEGVPEQERVVAGEQPRDPSAGATQRAPYRRANLDAQRSEHVTARFAPHEKHDIQASAKTAHVTMARYIADATMARVRGEITVAAERTVYDDAVDELAAMRAQIARIGNNVNQIARRLNADGDPHAVDAAILHRADRLLTTARDTVRAIDDAAFRAAGQKWAV, encoded by the coding sequence ATGCACGACTCGCACAACGAACTCCCCACTCCCCAGGAGGAGATGATCACCGGCCTCGACAGCGCAGCAAGCAATGGCGATGGACCGTCCATAGGCCGGTCCATCGCGGACCCCTCCGCCCCGGGGGTGGCGGAGGAGCAGCTCCGGCACGAGGGCGTGCCGGAACAGGAGCGAGTGGTCGCCGGCGAGCAGCCGCGCGATCCCTCCGCTGGGGCCACGCAGCGTGCGCCGTACCGCCGCGCGAACCTCGATGCGCAGCGCTCCGAGCACGTCACCGCGCGCTTCGCGCCGCACGAGAAGCACGACATCCAGGCGTCGGCGAAGACCGCTCACGTGACCATGGCCCGCTACATTGCCGACGCCACCATGGCCCGCGTCCGCGGTGAGATCACCGTCGCTGCCGAGCGCACGGTCTACGACGATGCGGTCGACGAGCTCGCCGCTATGCGGGCGCAGATCGCCCGGATCGGCAACAACGTCAACCAGATCGCCCGCCGCCTCAATGCGGACGGCGATCCACACGCTGTGGACGCCGCGATCCTCCACCGGGCGGACCGTCTGCTCACCACCGCCCGCGACACGGTCCGGGCGATCGACGACGCCGCCTTCCGGGCAGCCGGGCAGAAGTGGGCGGTGTGA
- a CDS encoding helix-turn-helix domain-containing protein, whose amino-acid sequence MPPRSLEVGAAGIQAAHTIEILRTERGLSQRQLAGHVTALGHPMSNTMLSRIERAQRRCDADDLVAIAEALLVSPLVLLHGPTAT is encoded by the coding sequence ATGCCCCCACGCTCACTGGAAGTCGGAGCCGCTGGAATACAGGCGGCCCACACCATCGAAATCCTCCGAACCGAACGCGGCCTGTCACAACGCCAGTTGGCTGGCCACGTGACCGCCCTCGGCCACCCGATGTCCAACACCATGCTGTCCCGCATCGAACGCGCCCAACGCCGATGTGATGCCGACGACCTCGTCGCGATCGCTGAAGCCCTCCTCGTCTCGCCTCTCGTGCTGCTGCATGGGCCGACCGCCACGTGA
- a CDS encoding metallophosphoesterase, whose product MRARYGVPLSIAAAGAAGLVYAAGFEARSFRLRRVTVPVLPAGMRPLRVLQVSDIHMVGGQRKKQRWLRSLAGLRPDFVINTGDNLSDPDGVPEVLDALGPLMEFPGAYVFGSNDYYGPKLRNPARYLFEKAQGRHGLNGNAPAVDVVHNPWEDLRDGFDAAGWLNLTNTRGVLKVEGVSIELTGLDDPHIKRDRYAQVAGGPSASSDFSMGVVHAPYLRVLDSYTADDYPLILAGHTHGGQLCIPFYGALVTNCDLDTERVKGLSTHTAEGHTSYLHVSAGCGTNRYTPVRFACPPEVTLLTLVGQE is encoded by the coding sequence ATGCGCGCGCGATACGGAGTACCTCTGTCCATTGCGGCGGCCGGCGCCGCCGGTCTGGTGTACGCGGCGGGCTTCGAAGCCCGCTCCTTCCGCCTGCGACGGGTGACGGTCCCTGTCCTCCCCGCCGGGATGCGCCCCCTGCGCGTGTTGCAGGTCTCCGACATCCACATGGTCGGCGGCCAGCGCAAGAAGCAGCGCTGGTTGCGTTCCCTGGCCGGTCTGCGCCCCGACTTCGTGATCAACACCGGCGACAACCTGTCCGACCCGGACGGCGTGCCCGAGGTCCTGGACGCCCTCGGCCCCCTGATGGAGTTCCCGGGCGCCTACGTCTTCGGCTCGAACGACTACTACGGCCCGAAGCTGCGCAACCCCGCCCGCTATCTCTTCGAGAAGGCCCAGGGGCGCCACGGCCTGAACGGCAACGCGCCCGCCGTCGACGTGGTCCACAACCCGTGGGAAGACCTGCGCGACGGCTTCGACGCGGCGGGCTGGCTGAACCTGACGAACACCCGGGGTGTGCTGAAGGTCGAGGGCGTGTCGATCGAGCTGACGGGCCTGGACGACCCGCACATCAAGCGCGACCGCTACGCGCAGGTGGCCGGCGGTCCGTCGGCGTCGTCCGACTTCTCGATGGGTGTGGTGCACGCGCCCTACCTGCGGGTCCTGGACTCCTACACGGCGGACGACTACCCCCTGATCCTGGCCGGCCACACCCACGGCGGCCAGCTCTGCATCCCCTTCTACGGCGCCCTGGTCACCAACTGCGACCTGGACACGGAGCGCGTGAAGGGCCTGTCGACGCACACGGCGGAGGGGCACACGTCCTACCTGCACGTGTCGGCGGGCTGCGGAACGAACCGCTACACACCGGTGCGGTTCGCATGCCCGCCGGAGGTGACCTTGCTGACGTTGGTCGGGCAGGAGTAG
- a CDS encoding Pr6Pr family membrane protein, producing the protein MTAPLPRDIPDLPAIPRTHALLLSSVPASAVVAPARRPLAAVLRLLLAGTAAAGVTLALLLGSPLRVLSHFAIQSNILLAVVALLSARRAWTARRPLPAALTGAALLYVTMTGLVYHLLLADAAVPFSVTGTTAAPTGWHLIAGHLVHTVTPTAAVLDWLLLTPPGRLRLRRAVTWMIYPVTYLAFSLTRAQLITVGTPGRYLYPFFDVETHGYKHALANALLLGLSFYALAVLLVALDHTRPNPISHRSKTGFRLGPPVG; encoded by the coding sequence ATGACCGCGCCGCTACCCAGGGACATCCCGGATCTGCCCGCGATCCCGCGGACCCACGCGCTACTGCTCTCCTCCGTCCCCGCCTCGGCGGTGGTCGCCCCTGCACGCCGTCCACTGGCCGCCGTCCTGCGCCTGCTGCTGGCCGGCACCGCGGCCGCGGGCGTGACGCTCGCCCTCCTGCTCGGCAGCCCCTTGCGGGTCCTGAGCCACTTCGCGATCCAGAGCAACATCCTGCTTGCCGTGGTCGCGCTGCTGTCCGCCCGCCGCGCGTGGACGGCCCGCCGGCCCCTCCCCGCCGCCCTGACGGGCGCCGCACTGCTCTACGTCACGATGACCGGCCTCGTCTACCACCTGCTCCTGGCGGACGCCGCCGTCCCCTTCTCGGTGACCGGCACGACGGCCGCCCCCACGGGCTGGCACCTGATCGCCGGACACCTCGTCCACACGGTGACACCGACAGCCGCCGTCCTGGACTGGCTGCTGCTGACACCCCCGGGCCGACTGCGCCTGCGCCGGGCCGTCACCTGGATGATCTACCCGGTCACCTACCTGGCGTTCTCCCTCACCCGCGCCCAGCTGATCACGGTCGGCACCCCGGGCCGCTACCTCTACCCCTTCTTCGACGTCGAGACCCACGGCTACAAACACGCCCTCGCCAACGCCCTCCTCCTCGGCCTCTCCTTCTACGCCCTCGCGGTCCTCCTCGTGGCCCTCGACCACACCCGCCCGAACCCGATCAGCCACCGCTCCAAAACCGGATTTCGTCTCGGGCCACCGGTGGGCTAA
- a CDS encoding PE-PGRS family protein, giving the protein MPRKKGRWQAEITDAGRFHLEHGHHPDRPELAPRKPRAAASEAETPVAAGPQQDADPSTETKPVSKRAVKPPRPSPAAVGPALIAQVQKAGRFLRIPEPSAEERARYRRAFDAARQCAPDGYHLKYSGRAKGDFFLGLLRVTGEDDTEWNRIRLARSRVITDVEDVLAAVTADHSAFEISEEVLPRVLALLRLLADQALARYGEIAVSKKRRQPRPLLTVHGRTYEIGFRERQKQVRYVPKQPGRRTYDWQRVTPAHKFEPSGELELLVSENSGYSYSYGWKKEWADTAKKPLEEQIGSIFRALKARAEEQERARLEREAEQRRLREERERQEAERRRLAAEQEERERREWEAAVSAASVKAVHAVRAEHLGTALEQWRAAGEIRAFCAALDEVAAASEDVLEVERLREWSAWGNTEADRLDPTTNGQGLAARDFNAKPTKNQLRPFLDGWHPDRPEKEKPPAQPAPPTPEPDPWRGVIDAHQDQGWRYGRQGRAQWWRR; this is encoded by the coding sequence ATGCCCAGGAAGAAGGGGAGGTGGCAGGCGGAAATCACTGACGCGGGTCGGTTCCACCTGGAGCATGGTCATCATCCTGACCGTCCGGAGCTGGCTCCACGCAAGCCTCGCGCGGCGGCGTCTGAAGCCGAGACGCCGGTTGCCGCTGGCCCTCAGCAGGATGCCGATCCTTCGACGGAGACGAAGCCCGTATCGAAGCGTGCCGTGAAACCTCCGCGCCCGTCGCCGGCGGCTGTCGGGCCAGCGCTCATCGCGCAGGTACAGAAGGCCGGACGATTCCTTCGGATCCCGGAGCCCAGTGCCGAGGAACGGGCTCGGTATCGCAGGGCATTCGACGCGGCGCGGCAGTGCGCTCCGGACGGGTACCACCTGAAGTACAGCGGGCGGGCGAAGGGCGACTTCTTCCTCGGCCTGCTCCGGGTGACCGGTGAGGACGACACCGAGTGGAACCGGATCCGTTTGGCGCGCAGCCGCGTGATCACCGACGTCGAGGACGTGCTCGCCGCCGTCACGGCGGACCACAGCGCCTTCGAGATCTCCGAGGAGGTCCTGCCGAGGGTGCTCGCGCTGCTCCGGCTCCTCGCCGATCAGGCACTCGCGCGGTACGGCGAGATCGCGGTGTCCAAGAAGCGCAGACAGCCGAGGCCGCTGCTCACCGTCCACGGCAGGACGTACGAGATCGGCTTCCGTGAGCGGCAGAAGCAGGTCCGGTACGTCCCCAAGCAGCCGGGCCGGCGCACGTACGACTGGCAACGGGTCACCCCAGCCCACAAGTTCGAGCCGTCCGGCGAACTGGAGCTGCTGGTCAGCGAGAACTCAGGTTACAGCTACAGCTACGGCTGGAAGAAGGAATGGGCCGACACGGCCAAGAAGCCGTTGGAGGAGCAGATCGGCTCAATCTTCCGGGCGTTGAAGGCACGCGCGGAGGAGCAGGAGCGGGCCCGGCTGGAACGAGAGGCCGAGCAGCGGCGTCTGCGAGAGGAGCGGGAGCGCCAGGAGGCCGAACGCCGGCGGCTGGCGGCGGAGCAGGAGGAGCGCGAGCGGCGGGAGTGGGAGGCCGCGGTAAGTGCGGCTTCGGTGAAGGCGGTTCACGCGGTACGGGCCGAGCACCTCGGCACGGCGCTTGAGCAGTGGCGGGCCGCGGGTGAGATCCGGGCGTTCTGTGCCGCGCTGGATGAAGTCGCCGCCGCGTCGGAAGACGTCCTCGAAGTCGAGAGGCTGCGTGAGTGGTCGGCTTGGGGGAACACGGAGGCCGATCGGCTCGACCCCACCACGAACGGCCAGGGCCTGGCCGCCCGCGACTTCAACGCGAAGCCGACGAAAAATCAGCTGCGCCCGTTCCTCGACGGCTGGCACCCGGACCGGCCGGAGAAGGAGAAGCCTCCGGCGCAGCCAGCGCCTCCCACACCGGAGCCAGACCCGTGGCGCGGCGTCATCGACGCACATCAGGATCAAGGGTGGCGATATGGACGCCAAGGTCGCGCTCAATGGTGGAGGCGATGA
- a CDS encoding helix-turn-helix domain-containing protein — protein MRRLPGGEGGAPLPRLYRPEEIAEALGCSAWWVKDRARRGLIPHTRVGRAYRFTAAHLAEIVRLHEERPKRSDSSVSASRAATSPPAVRTRAARPPGPTTASTPGRLRARPPRRTQYETVA, from the coding sequence GTGCGACGCCTTCCTGGCGGCGAGGGCGGAGCCCCCTTGCCCCGCCTCTACCGTCCTGAAGAAATCGCCGAAGCCCTCGGCTGTTCCGCCTGGTGGGTCAAGGACCGGGCCCGACGCGGACTCATCCCGCACACCCGCGTCGGCCGCGCCTACCGCTTCACCGCCGCGCACCTCGCCGAGATCGTCCGCCTCCACGAAGAGCGCCCGAAGCGATCCGACAGCAGCGTGTCGGCGAGTCGGGCAGCGACAAGTCCTCCCGCGGTACGAACTCGTGCCGCCCGGCCTCCTGGGCCGACTACGGCCTCGACGCCGGGGCGTCTGCGGGCTCGACCGCCGCGCCGTACCCAGTACGAGACCGTCGCGTAG